The Schizosaccharomyces pombe strain 972h- genome assembly, chromosome: I genome contains a region encoding:
- the itr2 gene encoding plasma membrane myo-inositol transmembrane transporter has product MDFNNIPLATIKSSDDKGKDFIVEMTTRPSETKKKVPFSEDMREIPSLPNEEEANATDPQANEVADENGEGFEAEKISSWIWVLSAVAGISGLLFGYDTGVISGALAVLGSDLGHVLSSGQKELITSATSFAALISATTSGWLADWVGRKRLLLCADAIFVIGSVIMAASRNVAMMVVGRFIVGYGIGLTSLIVPMYITELAPARLRGRLVIIYVVFITGGQLIAYSLNAAFEHVHQGWRIMFGIGAAPALGQLISLFWTPESPRYLLRHNHVEKVYKILSRIHPEAKPAEIAYKVSLIQEGVKVDFPEGNKFQHFFHSLKVLFTVPSNRRSLFIGCFLQWFQQFSGTNAIQYFSAIIFQSVGFKNSISVSIVVGATNFVFTIVAFMFIDRIGRRRILLCTSAVMIAGLALCAIAYHFLPADTTQNTNSGWQYVVLASIIIFLASYASGIGNIPWQQAELFPMEVRALGAGFSTAINWVGNLIISASFLTMMESITPTGTFALFAGFCFVGLVTSYFTYPELAGMSIENIHKLLEKGFWQAVKESTKRVRKGRIDEA; this is encoded by the coding sequence ATGGATTTCAACAATATTCCCCTTGCGACCATTAAGTCCAGCGATGATAAGGGTAAAGACTTTATCGTGGAAATGACCACTCGTCCTTCTGAAACCAAGAAGAAGGTTCCTTTTTCTGAGGACATGCGTGAAATCCCTTCTTTACCGAACGAGGAAGAAGCGAATGCAACGGATCCACAAGCCAACGAGGTCGCTGATGAAAACGGTGAAGGATTTGAAGCTGAAAAAATCAGTAGTTGGATTTGGGTGCTGTCGGCTGTTGCAGGTATTTCTGGTTTGCTGTTCGGTTATGACACTGGTGTTATTTCAGGCGCTCTCGCTGTCCTCGGTAGCGATCTTGGTCACGTCCTTAGCTCTGgccaaaaagaattgattACCTCTGCCACTTCCTTCGCCGCCCTTATATCTGCAACCACTTCAGGATGGCTTGCTGATTGGGTCGGTCGCAAACGGCTTTTGCTATGTGCAGATGCAATTTTTGTCATCGGATCTGTTATTATGGCTGCTTCGCGGAATGTTGCAATGATGGTTGTTGGTCGTTTTATTGTAGGTTATGGAATTGGTCTTACTTCTCTTATTGTCCCAATGTATATTACTGAGTTGGCTCCTGCTCGTTTGCGCGGACGACTTGTCATCATTTACGTGGTCTTCATTACCGGTGGGCAGCTGATTGCCTACTCACTTAATGCTGCTTTTGAACATGTACATCAAGGTTGGAGAATTATGTTTGGAATTGGTGCGGCCCCCGCCTTAGGTCAGCTTATTTCGCTTTTCTGGACTCCGGAGTCTCCAAGGTATTTGCTTAGACATAACCATGTTGAAAAAGTCTACAAGATTTTGTCTCGAATCCATCCCGAAGCAAAGCCAGCTGAAATTGCATATAAAGTCTCATTGATTCAAGAGGGCGTCAAAGTTGATTTTCCTGAAGGGAATAAGTTTCaacatttctttcattctttaaaagtacTTTTCACGGTTCCTTCAAATAGAAGATCCCTTTTTATTGGTTGCTTCCTTCAATGGTTCCAACAATTTTCTGGCACTAATGCAATTCAATATTTCTCTGCAATCATTTTCCAAAGTGttggatttaaaaattctatCTCTGTCAGTATTGTTGTCGGTGCTACTAACTTTGTTTTCACAATAGTCGCATTCATGTTTATTGACCGTATTGGAAGAAGACGAATTTTGCTTTGTACTTCAGCCGTGATGATTGCAGGTTTGGCGCTTTGTGCAATCGcttatcattttcttcctGCAGACACCACCCAAAACACAAACAGTGGTTGGCAATATGTCGTATTAGCATCCATCATTATTTTCCTTGCTAGCTATGCTTCTGGAATCGGAAATATTCCCTGGCAACAAGCCGAATTGTTTCCTATGGAAGTCAGAGCCCTTGGTGCTGGATTCTCAACTGCTATCAACTGGGTTGGAAATCTCATCATTAGTGCTTCCTTTTTGACAATGATGGAGTCTATCACACCAACGGGTACATTTGCATTGTTTGCtggattttgttttgttggACTCGTGACAAGCTACTTTACTTATCCCGAACTTGCAGGAATGTCTATTGAAAATATACACAAGCTGCTTGAAAAAGGTTTTTGGCAAGCTGTAAAGGAAAGTACTAAACGCGttagaaaaggaagaatAGATGAAGCTTGA
- the cir2 gene encoding electron transfer flavoprotein-ubiquinone oxidoreductase: MSYLSRSALARSVGAKHLTGVLRKIGRRGGRSMHVLPLASPSTLLKISSQTLRQDFTVLGARNFHSSSVRLNELTDNLRKLDTIEREVEDVDVCIVGAGPAGLSAAIRIKQQAAKANRDIRVVVLEKAAEPGNHSVSGAVIQPTALDELLPNWRDDPPENCTAVTHDKMKFLIPKLHFPIPVPPAMKNHGNYVMSLAEFTRWLAAKAEEYGVEIYPSFAASEVLYNKDGSVIGVATNDFGVDSKGLPKDNFERGMAFHAPVTLFAEGAHGSLSKSIIKRFNLRGNCEPQTYGLGVKEVWRVPDENFRKGEVAHTLGWPMRNDTYGGGFMYQFGDNYVTVGLVVGLDYPNPYVSPALEFQRMKQNPFFAKVLKGGKCLEYAARALNEGGYQAIPKLVFPGGALIGCSAGFVNVAKIKGTHTAMKSGIVAADAIVDAFGRDAASKPLLLNDYEENLKNTYVFKELYSVRNIRPSFHSFLGNYGGMAYSAVEAYVLKGRVPWTLKHKGGDAKATKSASKYKPINYPKPDNVLSFDIPTSVSRSATMHAENQPCHLFDHRPKDRKSCFETYKGVENKFCPAGVYEYVNDEASSYGKRFVINSQNCVHCKTCDIKDPLQGIQWKTPQGGDGPKYTLT; encoded by the coding sequence ATGTCTTATTTATCGAGATCTGCACTCGCTCGGTCAGTCGGGGCTAAACACCTTACTGGGGTATTGAGAAAAATCGGGAGAAGGGGAGGAAGATCGATGCACGTTCTCCCTCTCGCTTCTCCTAGTactcttttaaaaatctcTTCTCAAACTTTACGTCAAGATTTCACCGTTCTGGGCGCTCGTAATTTTCATTCAAGTTCCGTTCGACTTAATGAATTGACGGATAATTTGCGTAAACTAGATACTATTGAGCGAGAGGTCGAGGATGTGGATGTGTGTATTGTTGGTGCTGGCCCTGCGGGACTTAGTGCTGCCATTCGTATCAAGCAACAAGCTGCCAAAGCCAACAGAGACATTCGTGTCGTGGTACTTGAAAAGGCTGCTGAGCCCGGTAACCACAGCGTATCTGGGGCTGTAATTCAACCTACTGCCTTAGATGAACTACTTCCTAATTGGCGTGATGACCCACCTGAAAACTGTACTGCTGTTACTCACGATAAAATGAAGTTCCTGATCCCAAAATTGCATTTCCCTATTCCTGTCCCTCCAGCCATGAAGAACCACGGAAATTATGTTATGAGTTTAGCAGAATTTACCAGATGGCTAGCTGCAAAGGCCGAAGAATATGGAGTTGAAATATATCCTTCTTTTGCTGCTTCAGAGGTCCTCTACAACAAAGATGGTTCTGTTATTGGCGTTGCCACTAATGATTTTGGTGTCGATAGTAAGGGTTTGCCCAAAGATAATTTCGAACGCGGCATGGCTTTTCACGCACCTGTCACCTTATTTGCTGAAGGTGCTCACGGTTCCCTATCAAAATCTATTATTAAGCGTTTTAATCTTCGAGGAAATTGTGAACCTCAAACCTATGGTTTGGGTGTAAAGGAGGTTTGGCGTGTACCTGACGAGAACTTTCGCAAAGGTGAGGTAGCCCATACATTAGGATGGCCAATGAGGAATGATACATATGGTGGTGGTTTTATGTATCAATTTGGCGATAACTACGTTACTGTTGGTTTAGTTGTTGGACTGGATTATCCTAATCCTTATGTTTCTCCCGCCTTAGAATTTCAACGTATGAAGCAAAACCCCTTTTTTGCTAAGGTGCTAAAGGGCGGAAAATGCCTGGAATATGCCGCACGTGCTCTTAATGAAGGTGGTTATCAAGCTATTCCCAAACTTGTGTTTCCTGGTGGTGCACTGATCGGTTGCAGCGCTGGATTTGTGAACGTTGCCAAGATTAAAGGCACTCATACTGCGATGAAATCAGGTATTGTTGCCGCTGATGCCATTGTAGATGCGTTTGGACGGGACGCTGCCAGTAAGCCTCTTCTTCTAAACgattatgaagaaaatctAAAGAACACGTACGTCTTCAAAGAACTTTATTCTGTTAGAAACATTCGACCATCTTTTCACTCATTTCTTGGTAATTATGGTGGTATGGCTTATTCTGCCGTGGAAGCATATGTACTGAAGGGTCGTGTCCCATGGACATTAAAGCATAAAGGAGGAGATGCAAAGGCTACAAAGTCTGCATCAAAATATAAACCTATCAATTATCCCAAACCGGATAACGTTCTTTCTTTCGATATTCCAACTTCGGTATCCCGTTCCGCAACAATGCATGCTGAAAACCAACCCTGTCACCTATTCGATCACCGTCCTAAAGACCGTAAATCATGTTTTGAAACATATAAGGGcgttgaaaacaaattctGCCCTGCTGGGGTGTATGAATATGTTAATGATGAAGCTTCTTCATACGGTAAGCGTTTTGTCATAAACTCTCAAAATTGTGTCCATTGTAAGACATGTGACATTAAGGACCCTTTACAAGGTATTCAGTGGAAAACCCCTCAAGGAGGAGATGGCCCTAAATATACCTTGACCtag
- the cdc15 gene encoding F-BAR domain protein Cdc15: MEVNGVSQSEAAPYVTKSSVKFRDNFWGSEDAGMDALMSRTKSSLSVLESIDEFYAKRASIEREYASKLQELAASSADIPEVGSTLNNILSMRTETGSMAKAHEEVSQQINTELRNKIREYIDQTEQQKVVAANAIEELYQKKTALEIDLSEKKDAYEYSCNKLNSYMRQTKKMTGRELDKYNLKIRQAALAVKKMDAEYRETNELLLTVTREWIDRWTEVCDAFQHIEEYRLEFLKTNMWAYANIISTACVKDDESCEKIRLTLENTNIDEDITQMIQNEGTGTTIPPLPEFNDYFKENGLNYDIDQLISKAPSYPYSSSRPSASASLASSPTRSAFRPKTSETVSSEVVSSPPTSPLHSPVKPVSNEQVEQVTEVELSIPVPSIQEAESQKPVLTGSSMRRPSVTSPTFEVAARPLTSMDVRSSHNAETEVQAIPAATDISPEVKEGKNSENAITKDNDDIILSSQLQPTATGSRSSRLSFSRHGHGSQTSLGSIKRKSIMERMGRPTSPFMGSSFSNMGSRSTSPTKEGFASNQHATGASVQSDELEDIDPRANVVLNVGPNMLSVGEAPVESTSKEEDKDVPDPIANAMAELSSSMRRRQSTSVDDEAPVSLSKTSSSTRLNGLGYHSRNTSIASDIDGVPKKSTLGAPPAAHTSAQMQRMSNSFASQTKQVFGEQRTENSARESLRHSRSNMSRSPSPMLSRRSSTLRPSFERSASSLSVRQSDVVSPAPSTRARGQSVSGQQRPSSSMSLYGEYNKSQPQLSMQRSVSPNPLGPNRRSSSVLQSQKSTSSNTSNRNNGGYSGSRPSSEMGHRYGSMSGRSMRQVSQRSTSRARSPEPTNRNSVQSKNVDPRATFTAEGEPILGYVIALYDYQAQIPEEISFQKGDTLMVLRTQEDGWWDGEIINVPNSKRGLFPSNFVQTV, encoded by the exons ATGGAGGTTAATGGAGTCTCTCAATCTGAAGCGGCTCCGTACGTTACCAAATCTTCTGTTAAGTTCCGCGATAATTTCTGG GGATCTGAAGATGCGGGTATGGATGCTCTTATGTCCCGAACAAAATCTTCTCTTTCCGTATTAGAATcaattgatgaattttaCGCAAAGCG TGCTTCTATTGAGCGTGAGTACGCATCTAAACTGCAAGAGTTAGCTGCCAGCTCAGCAGACATCCCAGAAGTTGGATCaactttaaataatattttatctaTGAGAACTGAAACAGGGAGTATGGCCAAAGCGCATGAAGAAGTCTCACAACAGATAAATACCGAATTGCGAAATAAAATTCGCGAGTACATTGATCAGACGGAGCAACAGAAAGTTGTTGCAGCCAATGCCATTGAGGAATTATATCAGAAAAAAACGGCTCTCGAAATAGACTTATCCGAGAAGAAGGATGCCTACGAGTACAGTTGTAACAAGCTGAATAGCTACATGAGACAGACAAAAAAGATGACTGGTCGTGAATTAGACAAatacaatttaaaaatccGTCAAGCAGCGCTagcagtaaaaaaaatggatgcGGAATACAGAGAAACAAACGAATTACTTCTTACAGTTACTCGGGAATGGATTGATCGTTGGACAGAGGTCTGTGATGCTTTTCAACATATTGAGGAATATCGTTTAGAGTTTCTCAAAACAAACATGTGGGCCTATGCAAATATAATATCTACTGCTTGTGTAAAAGATGATGAATCTTGTGAAAAGATTCGACTCACACTCGAAAACACTAACATTGATGAAGATATTACTCAAATGATTCAAAACGAAGGTACCGGAACTACAATTCCCCCTTTACCCGAGTTTAATGACtatttcaaagaaaacGGATTAAATTATGACATCGACCAGCTCATTTCTAAAGCTCCTTCTTATCCATACTCCTCTTCGCGTCCCTCAGCTTCTGCATCTTTGGCAAGTTCGCCAACACGTAGCGCTTTTCGCCCCAAAACTAGTGAAACAGTTTCATCGGAAGTTGTATCATCACCACCTACTTCACCATTGCATTCACCAGTTAAGCCAGTGTCTAATGAACAAGTTGAACAAGTTACAGAGGTTGAACTTTCTATTCCCGTTCCTTCTATACAAGAAGCTGAATCCCAGAAACCAGTACTTACAGGGAGCTCAATGCGTCGACCTTCTGTAACATCACCAACTTTTGAAGTAGCTGCTCGTCCTTTGACTTCAATGGATGTTAGATCCTCTCATAATGCCGAGACTGAGGTACAGGCTATACCCGCTGCAACAGATATATCACCCGAAGTTAAGGAAGGTAAAAATAGTGAGAATGCTATCACGAAAGATAATGATGATATTATTTTGAGTAGTCAACTTCAACCTACTGCTACCGGAAGTCGGTCATCTAGGTTGTCTTTCTCTCGACATGGACACGGGTCTCAAACTAGTTTGGGATCTATCAAACGAAAATCAATAATGGAGCGTATGGGGAGACCCACTTCTCCCTTCATGGGTTCTAGTTTCTCTAATATGGGTAGCCGAAGTACCTCACCTACTAAAGAAGGATTTGCTAGCAATCAACATGCCACAGGCGCGTCTGTCCAGTCTGATGAGTTAGAAGATATTGACCCCAGAGCTAACGTTGTTTTAAACGTTGGACCCAACATGCTTTCTGTTGGAGAGGCACCAGTGGAATCCACATCCAAAGAAGAAGACAAAGATGTACCCGATCCCATCGCTAATGCAATGGCTGAATTAAGTTCGTCAATGAGAAGACGCCAATCGACATCAGTTGACGATGAAGCGCCTGTTTCTCTTAGTAAGACGTCTTCTTCTACAAGATTAAATGGCTTGGGCTATCACTCTCGAAATACTTCTATAGCTAGTGATATAGATGGCGTTCCCAAAAAGAGTACCTTAGGAGCTCCTCCAGCCGCACACACTTCTGCTCAAATGCAACGCATGAGTAATAGTTTTGCTTCCCAAACAAAGCAGGTGTTCGGAGAGCAACGAACCGAAAATTCAGCTAGAGAATCCCTTCGTCATAGTCGAAGCAATATGAGTAGATCTCCTTCTCCAATGTTATCGAGAAGAAGCTCCACCTTGCGCCCAAGCTTTGAGAGGTCTGCATCTTCTCTTAGTGTACGCCAATCTGATGTCGTTTCGCCAGCACCTTCTACAAGGGCTCGTGGGCAATCAGTGTCTGGTCAACAAAGGCCATCTTCATCTATGTCGTTGTATGGTGAGTACAACAAATCTCAACCTCAGTTGTCTATGCAACGTTCTGTTTCTCCCAATCCGTTAGGCCCTAATCGTAGATCGTCATCAGTCTTACAGTCACAGAAATCTACTTCATCTAACACATCAAACCGAAACAATGGTGGTTATAGTGGATCGAGACCAAGTTCAGAAATGGGTCACAGATATGGGTCTATGAGTGGAAGGTCCATGAGGCAAGTTTCCCAAAGATCCACCAGTCGCGCACGGTCACCAGAGCCGACTAATAGAAATAGCGTTCAATCAAAGAATGTCGATCCACGAGCTACTTTTACGGCTGAAGGAGAGCCAATTTTAGGATATG TTATCGCACTTTATGATTATCAAGCTCAAATACCTGAAGAAATTAGCTTCCAAAAGGGCGATACATTAATGGTTCTTCGCACACAAGAAGATGGATGGTGGGATGGTGAAATTATTAATGTTCCAAATTCAAAACGTGGTTTATTCCCGTCGAACTTTGTTCAGACGGTATAG